The following is a genomic window from Hymenobacter monticola.
TGGGGTGGGCATCGGCGAAATAGAGGGCGTTGAGGATGCCACCGCAGGCACTTTGCAGCTTGGCGTGGCAGGTGTGCACGTCGGCGGCGGTGTAGAGCTGTTTGGCGATGCCGGCCTGGTTGGTGACGACGATGAGCAGATAGCCGGCGGCTTTGAGGCGGGCCAGGCTTTCGGGCACGCCGGGGAGGATGTGGAAGTTTTCGGGCTGCCAGACGTAAGTGCCCATTTCCTGGTTCAGCACACCGTCACGGTCGAGAAAAATGGCTTTGTTCTTTGTTGTCATCATCGCAACAAAGCTACGAGCGACCTTTGCACGCTCATTGGCGCAACGACTCTATGAAAATCGGCATCATCGGCGGCGGCATCAGCGGCCTCACCCTGGCGTGGTACCTGCAAAAAGCCGGCGTGCCCTACGACCTGTTCGAGGCCGACGCCCGGCCCGGCGGCAACCTGCACAGCCTGCCCACGCCGGAAGGCTACCTGCTCGAAGTCGGGCCCAACTCCTTGCAGCTTAGCCCTGAGCTGCAAGAGTTGCTGGCCGACCTTGACCTGACCGGCCAGATTCAGGACGCAGCGGCTGTGAGCCAGCAACGCTACGTGCTGCGCGACGGGCGCTACCAGGTGCTGCCTAGTTCGCCCCCCACGCTGCTCACCAACGGCTTTTTCAGCCTGAAAGCCAAGTGGCAGCTACTAAAGGAATTTCGCAAGCCCGCCGCGCCCATCGACGCCCAGGAAACGGTAGCGCACTTTTTCCGCCGCCGCTTCGGCCTTGAAATCGTGGACTATGCCGTCAATCCCTTTATGGCCGGCATCTATGCCGGCGACCCTGAGCAGCTGCTCATCCACAAAACCTTTCCGCAGCTGCCGGCCATGGAGCAGCAGTACGGCTCGGTGCTGCGCGGTTTCGCCAAATCGAGCAAAGGGGCCGGGCGACGGCGCATCATCACGCTGCAAAAAGGCATCCAGACCATTACCGATACACTGGCGGCCGAACTCACCAACTACCAGCCGGCTACGGCCGTCACGGCCATTTCGCGGGCTACGGATGGCACTTACCAGCTGGAATTGAAAGGACCGCAGGGCCTGGAGGCGGCGCCCGGCTACTCGCACCTGGCCCTGGCGCTGCCCACCTACGCGGTGGCGCCGCTGCTGGAAGCGCTGTTTCCGCAGGCCGCGGCGGCGCTGGCGGCCGTGCACTACCCGCCCATGAGCGCCGTGTACTCGGCCTACGACTGCACCGCCGTAGCGCACCCGCTCAACGGCTTCGGGGCGCTGAACCCCAAGGTGGAGGGCACCTATGCGGCCGGCTCTATCTGGACCAGCAGCATCTACCCCAACCGGGTGCCCGCGGGGCAGGTGCTCTTCACCACCTTCGTGGGCGGGGCGCAGTACGAAGACGCTGGCCGCCAGCCCGAAGAAGCCCAAAAAGCCGCCGTGCACGCCGAGCTGAGCAAGCTCTACGGCATTACGGGCGCGCCACGCTGGCAGTACCGCTACAGCTGGCCGCGCAGCATCCCGCAGTTCGACGCGCGCATCGTGGGCGCCCACGCGGCAGCCGACGCCCTGGCTAAGGAGAACATCGTGGCCGTGGCCAACTGGCGCGCGGGCGTGGGCGTGCCCGATTGCGTGCGCTACGCC
Proteins encoded in this region:
- a CDS encoding D-glycero-alpha-D-manno-heptose-1,7-bisphosphate 7-phosphatase, coding for MMTTKNKAIFLDRDGVLNQEMGTYVWQPENFHILPGVPESLARLKAAGYLLIVVTNQAGIAKQLYTAADVHTCHAKLQSACGGILNALYFADAHPSVSESILRKPNSGMLEKAIARFHLDPAQCWLVGDRLRDMEAGAAVGVRGILVGEEGAGFAPHVADLRAATAVILGEL
- the hemG gene encoding protoporphyrinogen oxidase; the encoded protein is MKIGIIGGGISGLTLAWYLQKAGVPYDLFEADARPGGNLHSLPTPEGYLLEVGPNSLQLSPELQELLADLDLTGQIQDAAAVSQQRYVLRDGRYQVLPSSPPTLLTNGFFSLKAKWQLLKEFRKPAAPIDAQETVAHFFRRRFGLEIVDYAVNPFMAGIYAGDPEQLLIHKTFPQLPAMEQQYGSVLRGFAKSSKGAGRRRIITLQKGIQTITDTLAAELTNYQPATAVTAISRATDGTYQLELKGPQGLEAAPGYSHLALALPTYAVAPLLEALFPQAAAALAAVHYPPMSAVYSAYDCTAVAHPLNGFGALNPKVEGTYAAGSIWTSSIYPNRVPAGQVLFTTFVGGAQYEDAGRQPEEAQKAAVHAELSKLYGITGAPRWQYRYSWPRSIPQFDARIVGAHAAADALAKENIVAVANWRAGVGVPDCVRYARTQAEALAAH